The Neobacillus sp. PS3-34 genome has a window encoding:
- a CDS encoding ABC transporter permease subunit: MLKPAEETYKIVIPRKSQNGLSKRKKFMGQWQLQTMIWPAIILLIIFNIIPLFGLIVAFQDYSPIDGFIDSPFVGLDNFKAFLTDPAFFHSLGNTLGISIMKLIIGFPLEIILAILINELRMGRFKKTTQTISYLPHFMSWVILGGMLITWLSSSGFVNSFLMSLHLIKHPIQFLAIPGLYWWLAAFSDIWKEVGWGTILYLAAMSGIDPALYEAAKVDGASKFRQIWHITLPGIRGIVTLMFVLRISSLIGSNLDQALVLQNPSNLTNSQVIDSFVYFMAMKQGDFSYATAVGILGSIVSIIMLLIANFLTRKFNDTTIF, translated from the coding sequence ATGTTAAAGCCGGCTGAAGAAACATATAAAATCGTCATTCCGAGAAAAAGCCAGAATGGATTAAGTAAAAGAAAGAAATTTATGGGCCAATGGCAATTGCAAACAATGATATGGCCAGCAATCATTTTATTGATCATTTTCAATATTATTCCATTGTTTGGATTGATCGTTGCTTTCCAAGATTACTCGCCGATTGACGGATTTATTGATTCGCCGTTTGTAGGTCTGGATAATTTCAAAGCTTTTTTAACAGATCCGGCTTTCTTTCATTCGCTAGGTAATACGCTAGGTATTAGTATCATGAAGTTAATCATAGGATTCCCATTAGAAATTATACTGGCGATTCTTATTAACGAGTTAAGAATGGGAAGATTCAAAAAAACGACACAAACAATTTCCTATCTTCCACATTTCATGTCTTGGGTTATTCTTGGTGGAATGTTGATTACATGGCTAAGCAGTTCTGGATTTGTAAATAGCTTTTTAATGAGCCTTCATCTAATCAAGCACCCAATTCAGTTTCTTGCGATCCCTGGACTCTATTGGTGGCTTGCGGCCTTCTCTGATATTTGGAAAGAAGTAGGTTGGGGCACGATTTTATATCTTGCTGCGATGTCAGGTATTGACCCTGCATTATACGAAGCTGCTAAGGTAGATGGCGCCTCTAAGTTTAGACAAATCTGGCACATTACACTTCCAGGTATTAGAGGTATCGTTACTTTAATGTTCGTTCTTCGAATCAGTTCGCTTATTGGCTCCAATTTGGACCAAGCATTGGTTTTGCAAAATCCGTCTAACTTGACAAACAGCCAAGTAATTGATTCATTTGTGTATTTTATGGCTATGAAACAAGGAGATTTCTCATACGCGACAGCGGTAGGAATTTTGGGATCAATTGTTTCTATTATAATGTTACTTATTGCTAACTTCTTAACAAGGAAGTTTAACGACACAACCATTTTTTAA